A window of Magallana gigas chromosome 8, xbMagGiga1.1, whole genome shotgun sequence genomic DNA:
TTTTGTTTTGACCCCAGAGTAATTGGTCCTTGACCCCTAACCGTGATGTTCTTGATGACGTAATCAGGTTCTGGTTTATTACTCTTTTCTTTACTCATTCCCGAAAAACGTCCGGAATATATGCTTTTCTCATCTGTCGTCAGTGTTTTGATTTCTAGGTCTGCAATGCTTTTGACCAGACTTTGAACGGTTTTCTCCAACTCTTTTTGTCGAGAGTAAGAGGTTTTCATCTTGTTTTCCAACGTTGAGATCTTGCTGCTAAGATACTGTTGGTCCAGTGTAGCTTTTAGTTGTAACTTGGTGATTTTTTCCTCTTGCTcgtgaatttttttaaacatctgtCGAAGGACAGGATCAGATGCACCAATTCCTTGACTCAAAGAAACAActccatttaccaaaaaaagacacaagaaaaattcaaaataagccAGATTTCTCATGTTGTGTTTTCACAACTTCGATAAGGTAAACATATGGTAGAGCTCTCTTTCAATTTATCGATGCATTACTTATTTATTAACAGATTTATATGTTTAAGGTTTATAATActgtataatataaaaaatgtgacATATGTGAAATAGATATCCATGTCAATTTAATTGATAGTGTTAACGCCAAATGTTGATTtcagaatttatatttgtagtAATCGCACAGCtgtcagtgaaaaaaaaagtctAGTAAGTTCAAATTGTACGACTGATTTTTGAGGAGCTTTGGAGATTGTATTTGTATACAGACAATTAGAACATGACAATGCAGGAGCTGATAAAACTAAACACTAGAGAATCGTCGTCATACAATTTGTGAAAGATAAGTTTAAGATGAAGAagtattaaattacaaataatgTTGCGTCttgatataatatattatgtagATATCATATtcatattctattttgatatgtaaatatttaggtTCTATCTTCAGAGATTGTGGACTTAACATTCAACTTAGTAACCAATAAAATGTCTCCTTTAATAACAGTGGTACATAACAGCAATCAAGTTTACTATCCTCTCAATAAAAAATCACACACAACAGACTAttattaaaacaagaggcccatgggccacatcgctcacctgaggaacaataggtatgataaagtcagctgaAGCGCCGCGATTTAAATAGCCAGTTTAGATACCAAAGTAAATGAACTAACGCAGAGTCTAGAATCGGTATATACGCTATGTGTATGGTCATGCCTCAATGCATTTGCTTTCCAAAATAGAGCTGCGTGGTCACGCGAATACGTATCGAACACTCGAGTATATCGATCCAGTACGATACACACCCGAGTACCGGAATAATATTTTCGAAGAATTGGGTGACCAGGCAAAGACATGGCATCATCAGCTAGTGCACAAGTAAGCAAATCACTT
This region includes:
- the LOC105341283 gene encoding uncharacterized protein — translated: MRNLAYFEFFLCLFLVNGVVSLSQGIGASDPVLRQMFKKIHEQEEKITKLQLKATLDQQYLSSKISTLENKMKTSYSRQKELEKTVQSLVKSIADLEIKTLTTDEKSIYSGRFSGMSKEKSNKPEPDYVIKNITVRGQGPITLGSKQKRELRSRSYPDHAIAFYAYLSDSVRSPCVHQTLIFRTVITNVGGSYNRHSGVFTAPVSGVYVFNWNIYSGFWGDITSELMVNSSRKGGRRSDSRVTKEDHSSSGCIVVNIKKGDVVFIRIHPKHTLKGSIISSPGVYESSFSGWLLK